In Streptomyces sp. NBC_01551, one DNA window encodes the following:
- a CDS encoding acyl-CoA carboxylase subunit beta: MTRLGTAVDPLAPEYAAARAAALERLGELAAEHDKALAGGGEKYTARHRTRGKLLARERVELLLDPDTPFLELSPLAAWGSEYPVGASTVTGIGTVEGVECLVTANDPTVRGGASNPWTLKKALRANEIARQNRLPCISLVESGGADLPSQKEIFIPGGAIFRDLTRLSAAGIPTVAVVFGNSTAGGAYIPGMSDHTIMIKDRSKVFLGGPPLVKMATGEESDDESLGGADMHARTSGLADYYALDEYDAIRQARRVVARLNHRKPRPDPQPAEEPTYDPEELLGIVPADLKTPFDPREVIARLVDASDFDEFKPLYGTSLVTGWATLHGYPIGILANAQGVLFSAESQKAAQFIQLANQRDIPLLFLHNTTGYMVGKEYEQGGIIKHGSMMINAVSNSRVPHLSVLVGASYGAGHYGMCGRAYEPRFLFAWPSAKSAVMGPQQLAGVLSIVARQSAEAKGLPYDEEADAGMRAFVEAQIESESLPMFLSGRLYDDGVIDPRDTRTVLGLCLSAVHNAPVEGARGGFGVFRM; the protein is encoded by the coding sequence GTGACCCGTCTCGGCACCGCCGTCGACCCCCTCGCCCCCGAGTACGCTGCGGCCCGCGCCGCCGCGCTCGAACGGCTCGGTGAGCTCGCCGCCGAACACGACAAGGCCCTCGCCGGCGGCGGCGAGAAGTACACCGCCCGTCACCGCACCCGCGGCAAGCTCCTGGCCCGCGAGCGGGTCGAGCTGCTGCTCGACCCGGACACCCCGTTCCTGGAGCTGTCCCCGCTCGCCGCCTGGGGCAGCGAGTACCCCGTCGGCGCGTCCACCGTCACCGGCATCGGCACCGTCGAGGGCGTCGAGTGCCTGGTCACCGCCAACGACCCCACCGTCCGCGGCGGCGCCTCCAACCCCTGGACCCTCAAGAAGGCCCTGCGGGCCAACGAGATCGCCCGCCAGAACCGGCTCCCCTGCATCAGCCTCGTCGAGTCCGGCGGCGCCGATCTCCCCTCCCAGAAGGAGATCTTCATCCCGGGCGGCGCGATCTTCCGCGACCTGACGCGGCTGTCCGCCGCCGGGATCCCCACCGTCGCCGTCGTCTTCGGCAACTCCACCGCCGGAGGCGCGTACATCCCGGGGATGTCCGACCACACCATCATGATCAAGGACCGCTCCAAGGTGTTCCTCGGCGGTCCGCCGCTCGTCAAGATGGCCACCGGGGAGGAGAGCGACGACGAGTCCCTCGGCGGAGCCGACATGCACGCCCGCACCTCCGGCCTCGCCGACTACTACGCCCTCGACGAGTACGACGCCATCCGCCAGGCCCGCCGCGTCGTCGCCCGCCTCAACCACCGCAAGCCGCGGCCCGATCCGCAGCCCGCCGAGGAGCCGACGTACGACCCAGAGGAACTCCTCGGCATCGTCCCGGCCGACCTCAAGACGCCCTTCGACCCCCGCGAGGTCATCGCCCGCCTCGTCGACGCCTCCGACTTCGACGAGTTCAAGCCCCTCTACGGCACCAGCCTCGTCACCGGCTGGGCCACCCTCCACGGCTACCCGATCGGCATCCTCGCCAACGCCCAAGGGGTGCTCTTCAGCGCCGAGTCGCAGAAGGCCGCCCAGTTCATCCAGCTGGCCAACCAGCGAGACATCCCACTCCTGTTCCTCCACAACACCACCGGCTACATGGTCGGCAAGGAGTACGAGCAGGGCGGCATCATCAAGCACGGCTCGATGATGATCAACGCGGTCTCCAACTCCCGCGTCCCGCACCTGTCCGTCCTCGTCGGAGCCTCCTACGGCGCCGGCCACTACGGCATGTGCGGCCGCGCCTACGAGCCCCGGTTCCTGTTCGCCTGGCCCAGCGCCAAGTCCGCCGTCATGGGTCCCCAGCAGCTCGCCGGCGTGCTCTCCATCGTGGCCCGCCAGTCCGCCGAGGCGAAGGGGCTGCCCTACGACGAGGAGGCCGACGCCGGGATGCGCGCCTTCGTCGAGGCGCAGATCGAGTCCGAGTCCCTGCCGATGTTCCTGTCCGGGCGGCTCTACGACGACGGCGTCATCGACCCGCGCGACACCCGTACCGTCCTCGGCCTGTGCCTGTCGGCCGTCCACAACGCCCCCGTCGAGGGCGCCCGTGGCGGCTTCGGCGTCTTCCGGATGTGA
- a CDS encoding acyl-CoA dehydrogenase family protein: MSPATATTVETEEHKALRAAVAALGQRYGRDYLTRVAREGGHPDELWADAAKLGYLGINLPEEYGGGGGGISELSIVLEELGAAGCPLLMMVVSPAICGTVIARFGTDAQKRAWLPGLADGSRTMAFGITEPDAGSNSHRITTTARRDGEEWVLTGRKVFISGVDIADATLIVGRTEDARTGSLKPCLFIVPRDTPGFSRSVIDMELQAAEKQFELVLDEVRLPADALVGDEDAGLLQLFAGLNPERIMTAAFAIGMGRYALAKAVDYAKTRQVWKEAIGAHQAIAHPLAAAHIELELARLMMRKAAHLYDAGDDMGAGEAANMAKYAAAEACVKAVDQSVHTLGGNGLTREYGLASLVTASRVARIAPVSREMILNFVSHQTLGLPKSY; this comes from the coding sequence ATGAGCCCCGCCACCGCCACCACCGTCGAGACCGAAGAGCACAAGGCCTTGCGCGCCGCCGTCGCCGCCCTCGGGCAGCGCTACGGCCGCGACTACCTCACCCGCGTCGCCCGCGAAGGCGGCCACCCCGACGAACTGTGGGCGGACGCCGCGAAACTCGGCTACCTCGGCATCAACCTCCCCGAGGAGTACGGCGGCGGAGGCGGCGGCATCTCCGAACTCTCCATCGTCCTCGAAGAACTGGGCGCGGCCGGCTGCCCGCTGCTCATGATGGTCGTCTCGCCCGCCATCTGCGGCACGGTCATCGCGCGCTTCGGCACCGACGCCCAGAAGCGGGCCTGGCTCCCCGGCCTCGCCGACGGCAGCCGCACCATGGCCTTCGGCATCACCGAACCCGACGCCGGCTCCAACTCGCACCGCATCACCACCACCGCCCGCCGCGACGGCGAGGAATGGGTGCTCACCGGCCGCAAGGTCTTCATCTCCGGCGTGGACATCGCCGACGCCACCCTCATCGTCGGCCGCACCGAAGACGCGAGGACCGGCAGCCTGAAGCCCTGCCTGTTCATCGTCCCCCGCGACACCCCCGGCTTCTCCCGCTCCGTCATCGACATGGAACTCCAGGCGGCGGAGAAGCAGTTCGAGCTCGTCCTCGACGAGGTCCGGCTGCCCGCCGACGCGCTGGTCGGCGACGAGGACGCCGGGCTGCTCCAGCTGTTCGCCGGACTCAACCCCGAGCGCATCATGACCGCCGCCTTCGCCATCGGCATGGGCCGCTACGCCCTCGCCAAGGCCGTCGACTACGCCAAGACCCGCCAGGTGTGGAAGGAGGCCATCGGCGCCCACCAGGCCATCGCCCACCCCCTCGCCGCCGCCCACATCGAGCTGGAACTCGCCCGCCTGATGATGCGGAAGGCCGCCCACCTCTACGACGCCGGCGACGACATGGGTGCGGGCGAGGCCGCGAACATGGCCAAGTACGCTGCCGCCGAGGCCTGCGTGAAGGCGGTGGACCAGTCCGTCCACACGCTGGGCGGCAACGGCCTCACCCGCGAATACGGCCTGGCGTCCCTCGTCACCGCGTCGCGGGTGGCCCGCATCGCCCCCGTCAGCCGCGAGATGATCCTCAACTTCGTCTCGCACCAGACCCTGGGCCTCCCCAAGTCCTACTAG
- a CDS encoding TetR/AcrR family transcriptional regulator, producing MGAVSDTGTESDPGTEHVPKAAAGPKQARSRVTRRHLLEAAVSCLAEQGWAGSTVAVVAERAGVSRGAAQYHFPTREDLFTAAVAYVAEERSAALRELFHAGPVPRPAVVEALVDLYTGTLFRAALQLWVAASNEDQLRPQVTELEARVGRETHRIAVELLGADESVPGVRETVQGLLDMARGLGLANVLTDDTARRARVVAQWSRILDAALG from the coding sequence ATGGGCGCTGTGAGCGACACCGGGACCGAGAGCGACCCCGGGACCGAGCACGTCCCCAAGGCCGCCGCCGGCCCCAAGCAGGCGCGCAGCCGGGTCACCCGCCGCCACCTCCTGGAAGCGGCCGTCTCCTGCCTCGCCGAACAGGGCTGGGCCGGCTCCACCGTCGCCGTCGTCGCCGAGCGCGCCGGCGTCTCGCGCGGGGCCGCCCAGTACCACTTCCCGACCCGCGAGGACCTCTTCACCGCCGCCGTCGCCTACGTGGCCGAGGAACGCTCCGCCGCCCTGCGCGAGCTCTTCCACGCGGGGCCCGTGCCGCGTCCGGCGGTCGTCGAGGCCCTGGTCGACCTCTACACCGGCACCCTCTTCCGCGCCGCCCTGCAACTGTGGGTGGCCGCCTCCAACGAGGACCAGCTGCGCCCCCAGGTCACCGAACTCGAAGCCCGCGTCGGCCGCGAGACCCACCGCATCGCCGTGGAACTCCTCGGCGCGGACGAGTCGGTACCGGGCGTACGGGAGACCGTCCAGGGCCTCCTGGACATGGCCCGCGGCCTCGGCCTGGCCAATGTCCTCACCGACGACACCGCCCGCCGCGCCCGCGTCGTCGCCCAGTGGTCGCGCATCCTGGACGCCGCCCTGGGCTGA
- a CDS encoding biotin carboxylase N-terminal domain-containing protein, with the protein MTNLTSLLVANRSEIAVRIFRTARALGLATVAVHSDPDADALHVRDADAAVRLPGAAPADTYLRGDLIIKAALAAGADAVHPGYGFLSENADFARAVEDAGLTWIGPPPEAIEAMASKTRAKELMRAAGVPLLDPVDPATATAADLPLLLKAAAGGGGRGMRVVRDLDRLKEELEGARAEARSAFGDGEVFAEPYVERGRHVEVQVLADARGTVWALGTRDCSLQRRHQKVIEEAPAPGLPDALRESLHQAAAAAARAVSYRGAGTVEFLVTADGRPYFLEMNTRLQVEHPVTEAVFGLDLVALQLRVAEGGALPPTPPEPSGHAVEARLYAEDPARDWRPQTGVLDTLSVPGRVRVDTGFTDGDTVGIHYDPMLAKVIAHAPTRAEAVRALARALAEARIHGLTTNRELLVRSLRHPEFAAGRLDTGFYDRHLAALTEDTPDAARALSLAALAAALADAAPAPDAPLAARLGGWRNVPSQPQSRSYRAGESTYEIRYHHTRGGLPAPVDQPGVRVLAAEPGLVTLEVDGIRRMFHVKRKSNSPQVHVDSALGAHTLTRVPRFADPQDRTEPGSLLAPMPGTVVRVAEGLAPGSPVTAGQPLLWLEAMKMEHRIVSPASGTLTALHATTGRQVEFGALLAVVQEEPLS; encoded by the coding sequence ATGACGAACCTGACCTCCCTCCTGGTCGCCAACCGCAGCGAGATCGCCGTACGGATCTTCCGTACCGCCCGGGCCCTCGGCCTCGCCACGGTCGCCGTCCACTCCGACCCGGACGCCGACGCCCTGCACGTACGGGACGCCGACGCGGCCGTACGCCTGCCCGGCGCGGCCCCCGCCGACACCTACCTGCGCGGCGACCTGATCATCAAGGCCGCCCTCGCGGCGGGCGCCGACGCCGTCCACCCCGGCTACGGGTTCCTCTCCGAGAACGCCGACTTCGCCCGCGCCGTCGAGGACGCCGGACTGACCTGGATCGGCCCGCCGCCCGAGGCCATCGAGGCCATGGCCTCCAAGACCCGGGCCAAGGAGCTCATGCGCGCCGCCGGGGTGCCGCTTCTCGACCCCGTCGACCCGGCCACGGCCACCGCCGCGGACCTGCCGCTGCTCCTGAAGGCAGCCGCGGGCGGAGGCGGCCGCGGGATGCGCGTCGTGCGCGACCTCGACCGCCTGAAGGAGGAGCTGGAGGGCGCCCGCGCCGAGGCCCGCTCCGCGTTCGGCGACGGCGAGGTCTTCGCCGAGCCCTACGTCGAGCGCGGCCGCCACGTCGAGGTGCAGGTCCTCGCCGACGCCCGCGGCACCGTCTGGGCGCTCGGAACCCGGGACTGCTCCCTCCAGAGGCGCCACCAGAAGGTCATCGAGGAGGCCCCGGCGCCCGGCCTCCCCGATGCCCTGCGCGAGAGCCTCCACCAGGCCGCCGCGGCCGCCGCCCGCGCCGTCTCCTACCGGGGCGCCGGCACCGTCGAGTTCCTCGTCACCGCCGACGGCCGCCCGTACTTCCTGGAGATGAACACCCGCCTCCAGGTCGAACACCCCGTCACCGAGGCCGTCTTCGGCCTCGACCTCGTCGCGCTCCAGCTGCGCGTCGCCGAGGGCGGGGCGCTGCCCCCGACGCCGCCCGAGCCGAGCGGCCACGCCGTCGAGGCCCGCCTCTACGCCGAGGATCCCGCGCGGGACTGGCGGCCGCAGACCGGCGTCCTGGACACCCTCTCCGTCCCCGGCCGGGTCCGCGTGGACACCGGCTTCACCGACGGGGACACCGTCGGCATCCACTACGACCCCATGCTCGCCAAGGTCATCGCCCACGCCCCCACCCGCGCCGAGGCCGTCCGCGCCCTCGCCCGGGCCCTCGCCGAAGCCCGGATCCACGGGCTGACCACCAACCGCGAACTCCTCGTACGCTCCCTGCGCCACCCCGAGTTCGCTGCCGGACGCCTCGACACCGGCTTTTACGACCGCCACCTGGCCGCCCTCACCGAGGACACCCCGGACGCCGCCCGCGCACTGAGCCTCGCCGCGCTCGCCGCCGCCCTCGCCGACGCCGCCCCGGCCCCGGACGCGCCGCTCGCCGCCCGCCTCGGCGGCTGGCGCAACGTGCCCTCCCAGCCGCAGAGTCGCTCGTACCGGGCCGGCGAGAGCACGTACGAGATCCGCTACCACCACACCCGCGGCGGCCTCCCGGCCCCCGTCGACCAGCCCGGCGTCCGGGTCCTGGCCGCCGAACCAGGCCTCGTCACCCTCGAAGTCGACGGGATCCGGCGGATGTTCCACGTGAAACGCAAATCGAACAGCCCCCAGGTCCACGTCGACTCTGCGCTCGGCGCGCACACCCTGACCCGGGTGCCCCGGTTCGCCGACCCCCAGGACCGCACCGAACCCGGCTCGCTGCTCGCCCCCATGCCCGGCACCGTCGTCCGCGTCGCCGAGGGCCTCGCTCCCGGCAGCCCCGTCACCGCCGGGCAGCCCCTGCTCTGGCTGGAGGCCATGAAGATGGAGCACCGCATCGTCTCGCCCGCCTCCGGCACGCTCACCGCGCTCCACGCCACCACCGGCCGCCAGGTCGAATTCGGCGCCCTGCTCGCCGTAGTCCAGGAGGAACCGCTGTCATGA
- a CDS encoding PAS domain-containing protein produces MSASGRSETADDLLAALLDGMDAALCAFDSGGVITHWNREAERILGWSAAEAVGRHGFAGWAVRPADAHDVQDRLMSAQDAPGRQVHEFALLTKDGGRVLVRTQSAGVPGADGKPAGVYCAFSEVHAQIDLERSIALSEALMDDASWGVVLVDVDLRPAVVNAHAARAFGSGRTALLGRPLGELLAQGVEELEGALQHVLAEGAPPAPVELWVSVRTPEGVRRRCWRCGFLRLGSPLAEEPVPLGVGLLFQDVTEARRAELDTGQLRFRANQLHRAGRAAAECEDAAEAAAVRLDFALAGFAEHALVDVLERPGGPDSERPRLVRSAVSPSGMTLLLPGPGAIPVRYEAGHPALQALDRIGPVRSSSPRGGADEAWARARQWPEGAAHALSTVLRSRGRTLGALTFLRGPSRPAFERADALYAEEVAARVAADLDLAAHRPA; encoded by the coding sequence GTGAGTGCTTCCGGACGTAGTGAGACCGCCGACGATCTGCTCGCAGCGCTGTTGGACGGGATGGACGCCGCCCTGTGCGCGTTCGACTCCGGCGGCGTGATCACCCACTGGAACCGCGAGGCCGAGCGGATCCTGGGCTGGTCCGCCGCCGAGGCGGTGGGGCGGCACGGGTTCGCCGGCTGGGCCGTACGGCCCGCCGACGCCCATGACGTGCAGGACCGCCTCATGTCCGCGCAGGACGCGCCGGGCCGCCAGGTGCACGAGTTCGCCCTGCTGACCAAGGACGGCGGCCGCGTGCTCGTACGGACCCAGTCCGCCGGGGTGCCGGGCGCCGACGGGAAACCCGCCGGCGTGTACTGCGCCTTCAGCGAGGTCCACGCGCAGATCGACCTGGAGCGCTCCATCGCCCTCAGCGAGGCGCTCATGGACGACGCCTCCTGGGGCGTCGTCCTGGTCGACGTGGACCTGCGCCCGGCCGTCGTCAACGCGCACGCCGCCCGCGCCTTCGGCTCCGGGCGCACCGCGCTGCTGGGGCGGCCGCTCGGGGAGCTGCTGGCCCAGGGCGTGGAGGAGCTGGAGGGCGCGCTCCAGCACGTCCTGGCCGAGGGGGCGCCGCCGGCCCCGGTGGAGCTGTGGGTGTCGGTGCGCACCCCGGAGGGCGTACGGCGGCGCTGCTGGCGGTGCGGGTTCCTGCGGCTGGGCTCGCCGCTGGCGGAGGAGCCGGTGCCGCTCGGCGTGGGCCTGCTGTTCCAGGACGTCACCGAGGCCCGCCGGGCCGAGCTGGACACCGGGCAGCTGCGCTTCCGCGCCAACCAGCTCCACCGGGCGGGCCGGGCCGCCGCCGAGTGCGAGGACGCGGCGGAGGCGGCCGCCGTACGGCTGGACTTCGCGCTCGCGGGGTTCGCGGAGCATGCGCTGGTCGACGTACTGGAGCGGCCCGGCGGCCCGGATTCCGAGCGGCCGCGGCTCGTCCGCTCGGCCGTGTCGCCGTCCGGGATGACGCTGCTGCTGCCGGGGCCGGGCGCGATCCCGGTGCGGTACGAGGCCGGACACCCGGCGTTGCAGGCGCTGGACCGGATCGGCCCGGTGCGCAGCAGCTCCCCGCGCGGCGGGGCGGACGAGGCCTGGGCGCGGGCCCGCCAGTGGCCGGAGGGAGCGGCGCACGCGCTGTCCACGGTGCTGCGCAGCCGGGGCCGCACCCTGGGCGCCCTGACCTTCCTACGAGGACCCTCGCGCCCGGCGTTCGAGCGCGCCGACGCCCTGTACGCGGAGGAGGTCGCGGCCCGCGTCGCGGCGGACCTGGACCTGGCGGCGCACCGGCCCGCGTAG
- a CDS encoding SIS domain-containing protein translates to MSESKLAGQFFDAAIGLLGRVRDEEGERVAEAGVVVAEAVAAGNRLFAFGAGHSSLPAQDVVYRAGGLALMNFLAVPGTVGIDVMPATLGSALERVDGLAGAVLDSSPATAGDVLVIISLSGRNALPVEMAMNARALGLKVIGVTSVAYATETKSRHASGTFLKDHCDIVLDSKISVGDAELSLDGIDAPFAPASTVVTSAIMQAVLAAAAGELAARGVEPPLLRSGNVDGGHEWNGRVLKEYGDRIFFRH, encoded by the coding sequence ATGAGCGAGAGCAAGCTGGCCGGGCAGTTCTTCGACGCCGCCATCGGCCTGCTGGGGCGGGTGCGGGACGAGGAGGGCGAGCGGGTCGCCGAGGCGGGCGTGGTCGTCGCGGAGGCCGTCGCGGCCGGAAACCGGCTGTTCGCGTTCGGTGCCGGCCATTCCTCCCTGCCCGCCCAGGACGTGGTCTACCGGGCCGGCGGGCTCGCCCTGATGAATTTCCTGGCCGTCCCGGGCACCGTCGGCATCGACGTCATGCCGGCCACCCTGGGCAGCGCCCTGGAGCGGGTCGACGGCCTCGCCGGCGCCGTCCTGGACAGCAGCCCGGCCACCGCGGGTGACGTCCTGGTGATCATCTCCCTCTCGGGGCGCAACGCCCTGCCGGTCGAGATGGCCATGAACGCCCGCGCCCTCGGCCTCAAGGTCATCGGCGTCACCTCGGTGGCGTACGCGACGGAGACCAAGTCCCGGCACGCCTCCGGCACCTTCCTCAAGGACCACTGCGACATCGTCCTCGACAGCAAGATCTCCGTCGGCGACGCCGAGCTGAGCCTGGACGGCATCGACGCCCCGTTCGCCCCCGCCTCGACCGTCGTGACCAGCGCGATCATGCAGGCCGTGCTGGCGGCGGCGGCCGGGGAACTCGCCGCACGCGGCGTGGAGCCCCCGCTGCTGCGCTCGGGCAACGTGGACGGCGGCCACGAGTGGAACGGGCGCGTGCTCAAGGAGTACGGCGACCGGATCTTCTTCCGGCACTGA
- the pdxH gene encoding pyridoxamine 5'-phosphate oxidase, which yields MTGVTHQDLDPALMRKQYRSEIVAEESLEDDPVRQFTRWFQQAANAHLFEPNAMIVSTATADGRPSSRTVLLKQFDERGFVFFTNYGSRKGRELADNPYVSLLFPWHPIARQVIVTGTATRTGRDETAAYFRSRPHGSQLGAWASEQSRVIASRAELDRRYAELEERYPEGEQVPVPPEWGGYRVVPDAVEFWQGHENRLHDRLRYVRDGEKWLVERLCP from the coding sequence ATGACCGGCGTGACCCATCAGGACCTTGATCCCGCCCTCATGCGCAAGCAGTACCGCTCGGAAATCGTCGCCGAGGAATCCCTTGAGGACGACCCCGTGCGGCAATTCACCCGGTGGTTCCAGCAGGCGGCCAACGCGCACCTCTTCGAACCGAACGCGATGATCGTCTCGACCGCGACGGCCGACGGCCGGCCCAGCTCCCGCACGGTGCTGCTCAAGCAGTTCGACGAGCGGGGCTTCGTCTTCTTCACCAACTACGGCTCCCGCAAGGGCCGCGAGCTCGCGGACAACCCGTACGTCTCGCTGCTCTTCCCCTGGCACCCCATCGCCCGCCAGGTCATCGTCACCGGCACGGCGACCCGTACCGGCCGCGACGAGACGGCGGCCTACTTCCGCTCCCGCCCGCATGGCTCCCAGCTGGGCGCGTGGGCCAGCGAGCAGTCCCGGGTGATCGCCTCCCGCGCGGAGCTGGACCGCCGCTACGCGGAGCTGGAGGAGCGCTACCCGGAGGGCGAGCAGGTCCCGGTCCCGCCGGAATGGGGCGGCTACCGCGTCGTCCCCGACGCGGTGGAGTTCTGGCAGGGCCACGAGAACCGCCTGCACGACCGGCTGCGCTACGTCCGCGACGGCGAGAAGTGGCTCGTGGAACGCCTCTGCCCGTGA
- a CDS encoding enoyl-CoA hydratase family protein, with product MSPLVGAAFTHGVTTLTLDSPANRNALSAALVGELRAALAAAGADPAVRAVVLTHTGNTFCAGADLKTPCDPADFLALLREIAELPKPVVARVTGHVRAGGLGLLGACDIAAAGPRSTYAFTETHLGVVPAVISAPLLPRLDPRAAARYFLTAESFDAAEAERIGLLTLHGEDVDKALAPVLAGLRKAGPRALTETKRLVTAPVRAALDRDGAALTELSARHFASDEAREGISARFERRDPSWAL from the coding sequence ATGTCCCCCCTCGTCGGCGCAGCGTTCACGCACGGCGTCACCACCCTCACGCTGGACTCCCCGGCCAACCGCAACGCACTGTCCGCGGCCCTGGTCGGCGAACTGCGCGCGGCCCTCGCCGCGGCGGGCGCGGACCCGGCCGTGCGGGCGGTCGTCCTCACCCACACCGGCAACACCTTCTGCGCCGGGGCCGACCTCAAGACGCCCTGCGACCCCGCCGACTTCCTGGCCCTGCTCCGGGAGATCGCCGAGCTGCCCAAGCCGGTCGTCGCCCGCGTCACCGGGCACGTCCGCGCGGGCGGCCTCGGCCTGCTCGGCGCCTGCGACATCGCCGCCGCCGGGCCGCGGTCCACGTACGCCTTCACCGAGACCCACCTCGGCGTCGTCCCGGCCGTCATCTCCGCGCCGCTGCTGCCCCGCCTGGACCCGCGCGCCGCCGCCCGGTACTTCCTGACCGCTGAGTCCTTCGACGCGGCCGAGGCCGAACGCATCGGGCTGCTCACCCTGCACGGCGAGGACGTGGACAAGGCCCTCGCCCCCGTCCTCGCCGGCCTGCGCAAGGCCGGCCCGCGCGCCCTCACCGAGACCAAGCGCCTGGTCACCGCCCCCGTACGGGCCGCCCTCGACCGGGACGGCGCCGCCCTCACGGAGCTTTCCGCCCGCCACTTCGCCTCCGACGAGGCCCGCGAGGGCATCAGCGCCCGCTTCGAGCGCCGGGATCCGTCATGGGCGCTGTGA
- a CDS encoding citrate synthase 2, with protein MSDFVPGLEGVVAFETEIAEPDKEGGSLRYRGVDIEDLVGHVSFGNVWGLLVDGAFNPGLPAAEPFPIPVHSGDIRVDVQSALAMLAPVWGLKPLLDIDEQTARDDLARAAVMALSYVAQSARGQGLPMVPQKEIDKAESVVERFMIRWRGEPDPRHVKAVDAYWTSAAEHGMNASTFTARVIASTGADVAAALSGAVGAMSGPLHGGAPSRVLGMIEEIERTGDAVAYVKKALDKGERLMGFGHRVYRAEDPRARVLRRTAKELDAPRYEVAAALEKAALEELHARRPDRVLATNVEFWAAIMLDFAEVPAHMFTSMFTCARTAGWSAHILEQKRTGRLVRPSARYIGPGVRNPREIAGYDDIAATA; from the coding sequence ATGTCCGACTTCGTACCCGGGCTCGAAGGAGTCGTCGCGTTCGAAACGGAGATCGCCGAACCGGACAAGGAAGGCGGGTCGCTCCGCTACCGCGGGGTGGACATCGAGGACCTGGTCGGGCACGTGTCCTTCGGGAACGTGTGGGGCCTGCTGGTCGACGGTGCGTTCAACCCGGGTCTGCCCGCCGCCGAGCCCTTCCCGATCCCCGTCCACTCCGGTGACATCCGCGTCGACGTGCAGTCCGCGCTCGCCATGCTCGCCCCCGTGTGGGGCCTGAAGCCGCTGCTCGACATCGACGAGCAGACCGCCCGCGACGACCTGGCGCGCGCGGCCGTGATGGCGCTGTCGTACGTCGCCCAGTCCGCCCGCGGGCAGGGCCTGCCGATGGTGCCGCAGAAGGAGATCGACAAGGCCGAGTCGGTCGTCGAGCGGTTCATGATCCGCTGGCGGGGCGAGCCGGACCCCCGGCACGTCAAGGCCGTCGACGCGTACTGGACCTCGGCCGCCGAGCACGGCATGAACGCCTCCACCTTCACCGCCCGGGTGATCGCCTCGACCGGCGCGGACGTCGCCGCCGCCCTGTCGGGCGCCGTCGGCGCCATGTCCGGGCCGCTGCACGGCGGGGCGCCGTCCCGCGTGCTCGGCATGATCGAGGAGATCGAGCGCACCGGCGACGCCGTGGCGTACGTGAAGAAGGCCCTGGACAAGGGCGAGCGGCTGATGGGCTTCGGGCACCGCGTGTACCGCGCCGAGGACCCCCGCGCCCGCGTGCTGCGGCGTACCGCCAAGGAGCTGGACGCGCCGCGCTACGAGGTGGCGGCCGCGCTGGAGAAGGCCGCGCTGGAGGAGCTGCACGCGCGCCGCCCCGACCGGGTGCTCGCGACGAACGTGGAGTTCTGGGCCGCGATCATGCTGGACTTCGCGGAGGTCCCGGCGCACATGTTCACGTCGATGTTCACCTGCGCCCGTACCGCCGGCTGGTCGGCGCACATCCTGGAGCAGAAGCGCACGGGCCGCCTGGTGCGGCCGTCGGCCCGCTACATCGGGCCGGGGGTGCGCAACCCGCGGGAGATCGCCGGTTACGACGACATCGCCGCGACGGCCTGA
- a CDS encoding metal-dependent transcriptional regulator produces the protein MSGLIDTTEMYLRTILELEEEGVVPMRARIAERLDQSGPTVSQTVARMERDGLVAVASDRHLELTDEGRRLATRVMRKHRLAECLLVDVIGLEWEQVHAEACRWEHVMSEAVERRVLELLRHPTESPYGNPIPGLEELGEKAEADPFLEDGMVSLNELDPGTEGKTVVVRRIGEPIQTDAQLMYTLRRAGVQPGSVVSVTESPGGVLVGSGGEAAELDAEIASHVFVAKR, from the coding sequence ATGTCCGGACTGATCGATACCACGGAGATGTATCTCCGCACCATCCTCGAGCTGGAAGAGGAAGGCGTGGTCCCCATGCGCGCCCGCATCGCCGAGCGGCTCGATCAGAGCGGTCCCACGGTGAGCCAGACCGTGGCGCGGATGGAGCGGGACGGCCTGGTGGCGGTCGCGAGCGACCGGCACCTGGAGCTGACGGACGAGGGCCGGCGACTGGCGACGCGCGTGATGCGCAAGCACCGGCTCGCCGAGTGTCTGCTCGTCGACGTCATCGGCCTGGAGTGGGAGCAGGTGCACGCCGAGGCCTGCCGCTGGGAGCACGTGATGAGCGAGGCGGTGGAGCGGCGGGTGCTGGAGCTGCTGCGCCACCCGACCGAGTCGCCGTACGGGAACCCGATTCCCGGGCTGGAGGAGCTGGGGGAGAAGGCCGAGGCCGATCCGTTCCTGGAGGACGGCATGGTCAGCCTGAACGAGCTGGACCCGGGCACCGAGGGCAAGACCGTCGTCGTCCGGCGGATCGGGGAGCCGATCCAGACGGACGCGCAGCTGATGTACACGCTGCGGCGGGCGGGCGTACAGCCCGGTTCGGTGGTGAGCGTGACCGAGTCCCCGGGCGGCGTGCTGGTCGGCAGCGGCGGCGAGGCCGCCGAGCTGGACGCGGAGATCGCCTCCCACGTGTTCGTCGCGAAGCGCTGA